From the Candidatus Omnitrophota bacterium genome, the window TCCTGAAAGGTCATAATGCGGAATAAAAGAAGCAAGCTTGAGCCGAAAAACGCAAAACTTACGCGGAAATCCCAGAATAGAAGCGCGCCGAGTATTGACAGCGAGAAGATGGCTAACGTAGTAGCCTGTTTTTTATCAAGGCCTATCGCACTAGCGGTAACGGCCACTATTGCTACGATTGATATGAGGATAAATATTTTAGATAGATAATGTCTAACCATTTTGTTTACAGTATACCATAAAATACGGATTGTGGCAGGGAATATTTAGGTTGATAATTATATTTGTTAGTGTTAAAATACAGGCCTTATGAATGTATTGGTGATCAACTCCGGCAGTTCCTCAGTCAAGTATAAGCTCTTTGACGTAAAAGATAAAAAAGAGCTGGCAAGAGGCATGGTAGAGCGGATCGGTTTGAAAAAATCGGAACTTACCCATGCTACCTCCTTCGGTAAAGAGATAAAGATATTAAAAGAGATCCGCGACCACGAATCAGCGATCAGGCTGGCCCTCAGCCTTCTTGCCGATAAAGAACACGGGGTAATAAGCGATATATCCGAAATAAGCGCCGTTGGCCACAGGGTTGTGCATGGCGGTGAGAAATTTTCGGACTCTGTAGTTATAACAAGCCAAGTTATAAAAGTGATAAAATCATATTTTAAGCTTGCGCCGCTTCATAATCCGCCGAATCTATTAGGCATAAAAGTGGCTCAAAAATTGCTTCCCGGCATAAAACACGTAGCTGTGTTTGACACTGCCTTTCATCAGACGATTCCGCCGAGCGCGTACCTTTACGGGCTGCCATACTCGCTCTATGAAAAAGATAGGATAAGGCGGTACGGTTTTCACGGGACATCGCATAAATATGTCGCGTTAAGGGCAGCGGAAATATTGCATAGGCCCGTAAATAAATTGAAGCTTATTACAGTTCACCTCGGAAACGGCTGCAGCATTACGGCGGTAAAAAACGGAAGATCCATCAATACGAGCATGGGTTATACTCCTCTTGAGGGATTATTGATGGGAACGCGCTCGGGCGACATAGACCCGGCCATAGCCTTGTATCTTTCCAAAAAGAAGGGGCTTTCGGCAAAAGCAATAGACGATCTCCTTAACAAAAAAAGCGGGCTTCTCGGTATCTCTGGCATCTCAAGCGATATGCGCGACGTATATAAAGCTGTTACTAAAGGAAATAAAAGGGCGAAACTTGCCTTTCAAGTCTTTGTGGACAGGATTCAGAAGTATGTCGGTTCCTATATGGTGGCTATGGATGGTGTAGATGCTATAGTATTTACCGCCGGGATAGGGGAACGCCACGCGCCGACGCGCAGCGCTGTGTGCGAAAAATTATCTTTCTTAGGCATTAAAATAGACCCCAAAAAGAATAAGTCGGCAGTTAAGGAAAAAGTCATAACTACCGACTTATCAAAAGTAAAAGTCCTCATCATTCCCACAAATGAAGAATTGATGATAGCCCGCGAAACCTATAGGCTTACTTACCTTTAAGCTTATCTAACCATTCTCCCATAAGCTTTCCGGCAATCTCTTTAGAGCCCAATCCGAACGAAAGCGCTAGCGCAAGGCCTACGGTTGCGAGCACTATATTCATCGCCGAGACAAGCACAGCCCCTATTTGCAGCTGATCCAAAGCGATCATCACCGTAAATACTATTATGGCGATCTGCGAGATCTTTCCGAACAGTGCCGCCTGATGAAGCCCGACGTTGGCCGTAGCGGCTCTTATTACGGTGGAGACGAATGCCGCTATAAATATTCCGAGTATCAATATTATAATGGCGCCTATTACGTTAGGCAGGTATAGAAGTATCTTATCGAGGAGGGTGGAGACTCCTATAAGGGCCATAATATCAAGGACAGATATCAATACCCCTAAGATTATTATCCAGTAAAGAACCACACCCAAGAGTTCCGACAGCGTGTACTTTATGCCGCCGTTTCTTAAAAACGCGCCAATCTTGATATCTTCGGCAATAGAGTCCAGCTTTATGGCCTTGAGCAGTTTAGTTACGACGGACATGATCAGCTTTGCGACAAGCCAGCCGATGACAAATATGAGGATGGCAGTGAGAAAATTTACCAGGAAAAACCAACCACGGGTTAAAAGCTCCCTTAAGGGCGCCACCATAGTGTCCATTCCTTACCTCCTTTTTGATAATAAGTGTATCATACGAATCGTGCTATGTCAATAATACGAACTTATTATATTACTCTTTTCCGAGGGCAAGCCAGGCGATCGAAACAATGCATATAAAAAGATATGCGTACATCGTCAGCCATAGCCCGTTTTCAATCCCCAATGTTACCGCCAGGTTTGCACTACCCAGCGTGGAAAGTTTATATAAACCGGCTCCTGACACCACCCCGCCGATAATCGCTATTATAAGAGGGGAGATCCTATATTTTACTCCCGCCGCTGCCAGCCCCATGCAGACGATTGCGAGAAGAGGGAGAAGATATACCATTTTTGCTTTTTTATCGATATCTTGGGCATCCGGGAAAAATAGCTGGATAAGCGCCAGAGCGGTCTTTGATTCTTTTTGGTTTACCAGAGTGGGGATATCATTGCCGCTGACCACAGATTTAATTTCTATGTCTCCCATTTTTTCCATGGATTTTGTTGCCGATTGGAGTTTATTTATAAACTTTGCCGCATGGGGTGAATCTTTAAGAGGCCCCTTGGAAGCGGCT encodes:
- a CDS encoding acetate kinase; the encoded protein is MNVLVINSGSSSVKYKLFDVKDKKELARGMVERIGLKKSELTHATSFGKEIKILKEIRDHESAIRLALSLLADKEHGVISDISEISAVGHRVVHGGEKFSDSVVITSQVIKVIKSYFKLAPLHNPPNLLGIKVAQKLLPGIKHVAVFDTAFHQTIPPSAYLYGLPYSLYEKDRIRRYGFHGTSHKYVALRAAEILHRPVNKLKLITVHLGNGCSITAVKNGRSINTSMGYTPLEGLLMGTRSGDIDPAIALYLSKKKGLSAKAIDDLLNKKSGLLGISGISSDMRDVYKAVTKGNKRAKLAFQVFVDRIQKYVGSYMVAMDGVDAIVFTAGIGERHAPTRSAVCEKLSFLGIKIDPKKNKSAVKEKVITTDLSKVKVLIIPTNEELMIARETYRLTYL